A stretch of Nitrospira sp. DNA encodes these proteins:
- the gmk gene encoding guanylate kinase: MTTAMSSNGVTATSEQGYHTPERRGILFIISAPSGTGKTTLCKQIAATVPGIWHSVSYTTRQPRPGEENGREYFFIEEKVFQDMVEKNEFMEYAHVYGNWYGTPRKSLMDKMERGIDVLLEIDVQGALQIKKKFQDAVYIFILPPSMETLRTRLQSRASDTPEEIMRRLQKVKEEVWSYREYYYIVRNDDLAQSLRELQSIFLAERLKTKRLDMNWLEQNFILERESKSGERDAPSTTKGSTVHHD; this comes from the coding sequence ATGACAACCGCAATGAGCAGCAATGGCGTGACCGCAACTTCCGAGCAGGGGTACCATACCCCGGAACGCCGGGGTATTCTGTTTATCATTTCCGCTCCATCAGGAACGGGCAAGACCACGCTCTGCAAGCAAATCGCGGCAACCGTTCCAGGGATTTGGCATTCCGTCTCCTACACCACCCGCCAGCCGCGTCCCGGAGAAGAGAACGGGCGGGAGTACTTTTTCATCGAAGAAAAAGTGTTTCAGGACATGGTCGAGAAAAACGAGTTCATGGAATACGCCCATGTCTACGGCAACTGGTATGGCACCCCTCGAAAGTCGTTGATGGACAAAATGGAGCGGGGCATCGACGTGCTCCTGGAGATCGATGTGCAGGGCGCCCTCCAGATCAAGAAGAAGTTTCAAGATGCCGTGTATATTTTTATCCTGCCCCCGTCCATGGAGACGCTGCGCACCAGGCTGCAGAGCCGGGCGTCGGACACGCCGGAAGAAATCATGCGCCGGCTCCAAAAGGTCAAAGAAGAAGTCTGGAGCTATCGGGAGTATTACTATATCGTCCGAAACGACGATCTCGCGCAGTCCTTGCGTGAGCTGCAAAGCATTTTCCTGGCCGAGCGCTTGAAAACCAAGCGGCTCGATATGAATTGGCTGGAGCAAAATTTTATTCTGGAGCGAGAGTCTAAATCGGGAGAGCGCGACGCGCCTTCCACCACCAAAGGGAGTACTGTTCACCATGATTGA
- a CDS encoding DNA-directed RNA polymerase subunit omega, with the protein MIDMLNLLPQYKAGQFDSRHRLVIIAAQRAKHLIQGAKPAGPLRFAKETTSALDEVLRDQVKYLIGKDARDAMKEAKRGKEGESERLAMMTGEDAREIKKELSVYVDDTVAPAVKEAEE; encoded by the coding sequence ATGATTGACATGCTTAATTTGCTGCCGCAGTACAAGGCCGGCCAGTTCGATTCCCGCCACCGGCTGGTCATCATCGCCGCTCAGCGCGCCAAGCACCTGATCCAGGGGGCCAAACCGGCGGGGCCCTTGCGGTTCGCCAAGGAAACCACCTCAGCCTTGGATGAGGTCTTGCGCGACCAAGTGAAATATCTGATCGGGAAAGACGCGCGCGATGCCATGAAGGAAGCGAAGCGCGGCAAAGAAGGGGAAAGCGAACGGCTGGCCATGATGACCGGCGAAGACGCCCGCGAAATCAAGAAAGAGCTGAGCGTCTATGTCGATGACACGGTGGCGCCGGCCGTGAAGGAAGCCGAGGAGTAG
- the coaBC gene encoding bifunctional phosphopantothenoylcysteine decarboxylase/phosphopantothenate--cysteine ligase CoaBC, which produces MDADTHTRPLTGKRVALGVTGSIAAYKAVSLLRALTKAGASVSVVMTKAAAKFVTPMTFEVLSGQSVTTDLFEAHQEMKHLSIPEQADVIVVAPATANFLAKAAVGLADDVLSTMLLTTRSPLIVAPAMDGDMWTHPTVQDHVRTLRSRGVLVLDPEEGPLASGQVAQGRLAAESRILEAVERTLLPQLDFRGQRVLISAGPTQEPIDPVRYISNRSSGKMGYALAEAARNRGAEVTLVTGPTALTPPAGVRMIPVTTAQDMAAAMTAHFEWSTVVIMAAAVADFRPKEVASHKLKKSGQAVPTLELEQAPDILAMLSAKRTSQILVGFAAETQHLLAHAQTKLAAKGLDLIVANDVTQEGSGFGSDRNAAVILSRTGQQWPLSLRAKSQMAHDILSVIVDFPKSMQGTHAPTVIS; this is translated from the coding sequence TTGGACGCCGATACGCACACACGCCCATTGACCGGCAAGCGGGTGGCGCTCGGCGTCACGGGGAGCATCGCCGCCTATAAGGCCGTGAGCCTGCTCCGCGCGCTCACGAAGGCCGGGGCATCGGTGTCGGTCGTCATGACCAAGGCGGCGGCCAAGTTCGTGACGCCGATGACGTTTGAAGTCCTTTCGGGCCAATCGGTCACCACCGATCTCTTTGAAGCCCATCAGGAAATGAAGCATTTGTCGATTCCGGAGCAGGCCGACGTCATCGTCGTGGCTCCGGCGACCGCCAACTTTCTCGCGAAGGCGGCAGTGGGCCTGGCCGACGATGTGCTCTCGACCATGCTGCTCACCACGCGCAGTCCGTTGATTGTCGCGCCGGCGATGGATGGCGATATGTGGACGCATCCCACCGTGCAGGACCATGTCCGCACGCTTCGATCCCGAGGGGTGCTCGTACTGGATCCGGAAGAAGGGCCGTTGGCATCAGGGCAGGTGGCCCAAGGCCGGCTGGCCGCCGAATCCCGCATCCTTGAGGCCGTTGAGCGGACCCTGCTGCCGCAACTCGACTTCAGGGGACAGCGGGTGCTGATCTCCGCCGGCCCGACGCAGGAACCCATCGATCCGGTGCGGTATATCTCTAATCGTTCATCGGGGAAAATGGGGTATGCGCTGGCGGAGGCGGCGAGAAACCGTGGCGCCGAGGTGACGCTCGTCACAGGACCCACCGCATTGACTCCGCCCGCAGGAGTTCGGATGATTCCGGTCACCACTGCCCAAGACATGGCTGCCGCGATGACGGCACATTTCGAATGGTCTACCGTCGTGATCATGGCCGCCGCCGTCGCCGATTTCCGCCCCAAGGAAGTAGCATCGCACAAGTTGAAAAAGAGCGGGCAGGCCGTGCCGACGCTCGAACTGGAACAAGCCCCTGATATTCTAGCCATGCTGTCGGCCAAACGAACCTCGCAAATCCTGGTGGGTTTTGCGGCGGAAACCCAGCATCTCCTGGCCCATGCCCAGACCAAATTGGCCGCCAAAGGGCTGGATTTGATCGTAGCCAACGACGTGACCCAGGAAGGGTCTGGTTTTGGCAGCGACCGGAATGCCGCCGTCATCCTCTCCCGCACCGGCCAGCAATGGCCATTGAGCCTCAGAGCAAAATCACAAATGGCTCACGATATTCTCTCCGTTATAGTAGACTTTCCCAAGAGTATGCAGGGGACCCACGCGCCGACAGTCATATCCTAA
- a CDS encoding tetratricopeptide repeat protein: MASGSQAGNAAEIDRHALALAKDPGSKAFIPLAEEYGKAGMWAEAAGVLEDGLKQYPGFITAMVALGRAYDQMGQPTKAKAILEEAIKISPENLRAHRTLAKIYAAEGATEAALRSCTVILAANPSDQESLSIRASLGIPPPPAPAAKSIKPVTPPAMDASRKTPPPHDAAVSVATVEAPESAPLIEPAEPDAKVEEPSVVTSGSIECESVVIGNAEQADSSPALQPDDARSVSEPELTPAATVPPARHQAAVEKLEQWLRFIQTRRRDRPSAETVAPTSYD; the protein is encoded by the coding sequence ATGGCTTCAGGATCACAGGCCGGTAATGCCGCCGAAATCGATCGCCATGCCCTGGCCCTGGCAAAAGATCCAGGCTCAAAAGCTTTTATTCCTCTCGCAGAAGAGTACGGCAAAGCCGGCATGTGGGCGGAAGCCGCAGGTGTCCTTGAAGACGGACTCAAGCAGTATCCCGGCTTCATTACGGCGATGGTGGCTCTTGGCCGGGCCTACGATCAGATGGGGCAGCCCACCAAAGCCAAGGCCATTCTGGAAGAAGCCATCAAGATCAGCCCGGAAAATCTTCGGGCCCATCGAACACTCGCGAAAATTTACGCCGCCGAAGGGGCCACAGAAGCCGCGCTCCGTTCCTGTACGGTCATCCTTGCCGCCAATCCGTCCGATCAGGAATCGCTGTCAATTCGTGCCTCGTTAGGGATTCCGCCGCCGCCGGCTCCAGCAGCAAAATCGATCAAGCCGGTCACACCTCCTGCCATGGATGCTTCTCGGAAGACCCCGCCGCCTCATGATGCGGCAGTTTCCGTTGCCACGGTTGAGGCCCCGGAATCCGCGCCACTCATTGAGCCTGCCGAACCGGATGCCAAGGTGGAAGAGCCCTCCGTGGTCACGTCAGGTTCCATTGAGTGCGAGTCCGTTGTTATAGGGAACGCCGAACAGGCAGACAGCAGCCCGGCCCTGCAACCCGATGACGCCCGTTCGGTATCTGAGCCTGAACTCACGCCAGCCGCAACGGTACCTCCGGCTCGTCATCAGGCGGCGGTCGAGAAACTGGAGCAATGGCTGCGCTTCATTCAGACCCGCCGTCGCGACCGGCCGTCCGCCGAAACCGTCGCGCCAACTTCCTACGATTGA
- the aroQ gene encoding type II 3-dehydroquinate dehydratase has protein sequence MVRVLVLHGPNLNLLGTREQSIYGSTTLDAIDAAISELADELGVAVDIRQSNIEGELVTWIQDARTGYQGIIINPAAYTHTSIAIRDAIAAVNLPTVEVHLSNIHQREEFRHRSYVAGVALAQIAGFGPTGYTLALRGLSEHIAAQGTKAGTARLKQARRPRRRAS, from the coding sequence ATGGTTCGTGTCCTTGTCTTGCATGGTCCTAATCTCAACTTGCTAGGGACCAGAGAACAATCGATTTATGGCTCGACGACGCTCGACGCCATCGACGCCGCTATTTCGGAATTAGCCGATGAGCTGGGCGTGGCCGTGGATATTCGCCAGTCCAATATCGAAGGGGAACTGGTCACCTGGATCCAGGACGCGCGCACCGGTTATCAGGGGATCATTATCAATCCAGCCGCCTACACACATACCAGCATCGCGATTCGGGATGCGATTGCTGCAGTGAACCTGCCGACGGTGGAAGTGCATCTCTCCAATATCCATCAGCGGGAAGAGTTTCGGCACCGGTCTTATGTTGCCGGTGTGGCGCTGGCACAGATTGCAGGATTCGGTCCTACAGGGTATACCTTGGCGTTGCGCGGCCTGTCCGAGCATATCGCCGCACAGGGGACCAAAGCGGGAACAGCAAGATTGAAGCAGGCGCGCCGCCCTCGGCGGCGTGCCTCATAA
- the efp gene encoding elongation factor P: protein MISTVDFRSGVRLMVEGEPYYIVDFQHVKPGKGGAFVRTKLKSYLSRNLVERTFRSGERFEEPDLEEREMQFLYATGDDYTFMDTEAYDQLTFPKNQLGENADLIKENMIVKILVYEHRPIDVELPNFIELKVVDGEPGVRGDTASGGTKPVVVETGATIKVPLYLEVGTVIKIDTRTRSYVERVR from the coding sequence GTGATTTCGACTGTTGATTTTCGCAGTGGGGTTCGTCTGATGGTGGAAGGCGAACCGTATTACATCGTTGATTTTCAGCATGTGAAGCCGGGCAAAGGCGGCGCGTTCGTGCGGACGAAATTGAAGAGCTATCTGTCCAGGAACCTGGTGGAACGCACGTTTCGCTCCGGTGAACGGTTTGAAGAGCCGGATCTTGAAGAACGGGAAATGCAGTTCCTCTATGCCACGGGCGACGACTATACCTTTATGGATACCGAGGCCTACGACCAGCTGACCTTTCCCAAGAATCAGCTGGGCGAGAATGCCGATCTGATCAAAGAAAACATGATCGTGAAGATCCTGGTGTATGAACACCGGCCGATCGATGTGGAATTGCCGAATTTCATCGAACTCAAAGTCGTCGACGGCGAACCGGGCGTGCGCGGCGATACCGCGTCCGGCGGAACCAAGCCCGTCGTGGTCGAAACAGGGGCCACCATCAAAGTTCCCCTCTACCTGGAGGTAGGCACCGTGATTAAAATCGATACCCGCACCCGATCCTATGTGGAGCGTGTCCGGTGA
- the accB gene encoding acetyl-CoA carboxylase biotin carboxyl carrier protein — protein MSTRRPTRAKKQGRPIVLPQTFPGGQAPSDALLTGNQTKQIQDLIDLLRRNNLTELELERQGVRIRVRHEVGVKTVTTSVQESAPASSQPAPQSGSSAGPSAEETAGMMTITSPIVGTFYRSPSPDADPYVEEGDYVKKGQVLCIVEAMKLMNEIESETDGRIVKILGESTKSVEYGQALFLIDPKATP, from the coding sequence GTGAGCACGCGGCGGCCAACACGTGCAAAAAAACAGGGCCGTCCGATCGTGCTGCCACAGACCTTTCCCGGCGGGCAGGCGCCGTCCGATGCCTTGCTCACGGGGAATCAGACCAAGCAGATCCAGGATCTCATCGATCTCCTGCGCCGGAATAACCTGACCGAACTGGAACTCGAGCGGCAAGGCGTCCGCATCCGGGTCCGGCACGAAGTCGGTGTCAAAACCGTCACGACGTCGGTGCAGGAATCGGCGCCGGCCTCATCGCAACCAGCTCCCCAGTCTGGCTCCTCTGCAGGGCCGTCGGCGGAAGAGACCGCCGGGATGATGACGATCACCTCGCCGATCGTCGGCACCTTCTACCGATCTCCGTCTCCCGACGCCGATCCCTATGTCGAAGAGGGGGACTACGTGAAGAAGGGGCAGGTGCTCTGCATCGTCGAAGCGATGAAGCTCATGAACGAGATCGAGTCCGAAACGGACGGGCGCATCGTCAAGATCCTGGGAGAAAGCACCAAGTCGGTCGAATACGGCCAGGCGCTCTTTCTGATCGATCCGAAAGCCACCCCGTAG
- the accC gene encoding acetyl-CoA carboxylase biotin carboxylase subunit, with product MFKKVLIANRGEIALRVIRACKELGIKTVAIHSEADAASLHVRAADEKVCVGPAEAALSYRNIPNVLSAAEITGADAIHPGYGFLSENAHFAEVCESIGIKFIGPSSENIAMLGDKAKAREIVMKRGLPVTPGSPGQLKSEEEALQAAQKIGFPVIIKATAGGGGRGMRVVNKAEDLARAFQAAQAEAKSTFGNESVYLERYFLEPRHIEVQVMADHRGHVIHLGERDCSIQRRHQKLLEETPSPAVDEKLRKEIGRVAVEAVKAAHYRNVGTVEFLLDKDRNFFFMEVNTRIQVEHPITEMVTGIDLIKEQIRLAAGLPLTIRQQDVVMNGHSMECRINAEDPEKFTPSPGTITRYCPPGGFGVRVDSVMQTGAVVAPHYDSMIAKLITHGRDRQECMARMRRALDEFVIEGIKTTIPLHRRILDDPDFQKGHVSTTFLERFLAS from the coding sequence GTGTTCAAGAAAGTTCTCATCGCCAATCGTGGAGAGATCGCCCTGCGGGTGATCCGCGCCTGCAAGGAACTGGGCATCAAGACCGTCGCCATCCACTCGGAGGCGGATGCCGCGAGTTTGCACGTGCGTGCCGCCGACGAAAAGGTCTGCGTGGGCCCGGCGGAGGCCGCCCTCAGCTATCGCAATATTCCCAATGTCCTGAGTGCCGCTGAAATCACCGGCGCCGATGCGATCCATCCCGGGTACGGATTCCTGTCCGAGAATGCCCACTTCGCCGAAGTGTGCGAATCCATCGGCATCAAATTTATCGGGCCCTCGTCCGAGAATATCGCCATGCTGGGCGACAAAGCCAAAGCGCGTGAAATCGTAATGAAGCGCGGCCTTCCGGTCACACCCGGCAGCCCCGGCCAATTGAAGAGCGAAGAAGAGGCCCTGCAAGCCGCGCAGAAGATCGGCTTTCCCGTCATCATCAAGGCTACGGCTGGCGGAGGCGGGCGCGGCATGCGCGTCGTCAACAAGGCCGAAGACCTGGCCCGCGCGTTTCAGGCCGCCCAGGCCGAAGCCAAATCCACGTTCGGCAACGAAAGCGTCTACCTCGAACGGTATTTCCTCGAACCGCGCCATATCGAAGTGCAGGTCATGGCCGACCATCGCGGCCACGTGATCCATCTCGGTGAGCGGGATTGTTCCATCCAGCGGCGGCATCAGAAGCTGCTGGAAGAAACGCCGTCGCCCGCCGTGGACGAAAAGCTGCGAAAAGAAATTGGGCGTGTCGCAGTCGAAGCTGTCAAGGCGGCCCATTACCGGAACGTGGGCACCGTCGAATTTCTCCTCGACAAAGACCGCAATTTCTTTTTCATGGAAGTGAACACCCGCATTCAGGTCGAACATCCCATCACCGAAATGGTGACGGGCATCGATTTGATCAAGGAGCAGATTCGCCTGGCCGCAGGCCTGCCCTTGACCATCCGGCAGCAAGATGTCGTTATGAACGGCCACAGCATGGAATGCCGCATCAACGCCGAGGATCCGGAGAAGTTCACCCCCTCGCCGGGGACGATCACGAGATACTGCCCGCCGGGCGGGTTCGGCGTGCGGGTCGATTCCGTGATGCAAACCGGCGCCGTCGTGGCGCCGCATTATGACTCCATGATCGCCAAGCTCATCACCCACGGCCGAGACCGGCAGGAATGCATGGCCCGCATGCGCCGAGCCCTCGATGAATTCGTCATCGAAGGCATCAAGACGACCATCCCGCTCCACCGCCGCATCCTCGACGACCCCGACTTCCAAAAAGGCCACGTCTCCACCACGTTCCTGGAACGGTTTCTGGCGAGCTAG
- a CDS encoding type II toxin-antitoxin system VapC family toxin has product MVLLDVNVLVYAHRQDTPHHDPYRRWLEALINSEQAYGVSDLVLSGFLRVVTHPQVFNPPSTMAKALAFARELRDQPNCTIINPGPRHWEIFTRLCATTDVKGNLVPDAFFAALAIEHGSEWVTADRDYHRFPGLRVRHPLE; this is encoded by the coding sequence ATGGTTCTTCTTGACGTCAATGTGCTCGTCTATGCCCACCGCCAGGATACACCGCACCATGATCCGTATCGCCGTTGGCTTGAAGCGCTGATTAACTCCGAGCAGGCCTACGGTGTGTCCGACCTCGTGTTGAGCGGTTTTCTTCGCGTCGTGACCCATCCACAGGTCTTTAATCCCCCTAGCACGATGGCGAAAGCGCTGGCCTTTGCCCGAGAACTTCGCGATCAGCCCAACTGCACCATCATCAATCCCGGTCCGCGACACTGGGAAATCTTCACTCGTCTCTGCGCCACCACCGACGTCAAGGGTAATCTCGTGCCCGATGCCTTCTTCGCGGCCTTGGCAATCGAACACGGCAGTGAATGGGTCACCGCCGACCGCGACTACCACCGGTTTCCCGGCCTTCGAGTCCGCCACCCGCTGGAGTAG
- a CDS encoding DUF6364 family protein, giving the protein MRTTIRLDDQLLKSAKRFAHDTGKSLTAVIEDALRQVLSRRAVQQSRKPVKLTTVSGHGVRPGVDVDDSAALLAFMERPHGSS; this is encoded by the coding sequence ATGCGAACGACAATTCGGCTCGACGATCAGTTGCTCAAGTCGGCGAAACGATTCGCCCATGACACCGGCAAGTCATTGACGGCGGTCATTGAAGATGCCCTCCGCCAAGTCCTGTCTCGCCGAGCTGTCCAGCAAAGCAGAAAGCCGGTGAAGCTCACCACAGTGTCTGGGCATGGAGTCCGACCCGGCGTGGATGTGGACGATTCGGCTGCCCTCCTCGCCTTTATGGAACGGCCCCATGGTTCTTCTTGA